A region from the Methylocella sp. genome encodes:
- the ptsN gene encoding PTS IIA-like nitrogen regulatory protein PtsN: MLLTELISPEAIIPSLKASSKKQALQELSEKAAALSHLPAREILDALVQRERLGSTGTGDGIAIPHAKLARAKSIFGIFARVARPIDFEALDGAPVDLIFLLIAPESAGADHLKALARLARMLRDPAVTAKLRAARDANALYAVLTEETATHAA; the protein is encoded by the coding sequence ATGTTGTTGACTGAATTGATCAGCCCAGAGGCGATCATCCCCTCGCTCAAAGCGAGCTCGAAGAAGCAGGCGCTGCAGGAACTGAGCGAGAAAGCTGCGGCTCTTTCGCATCTTCCCGCGAGGGAGATCCTTGATGCGCTGGTTCAGCGCGAGCGTCTTGGCTCAACCGGTACCGGCGATGGAATAGCCATTCCTCACGCCAAGCTGGCGAGAGCCAAATCGATTTTCGGAATATTCGCGAGGGTTGCGCGCCCAATTGATTTTGAAGCATTGGATGGGGCCCCCGTCGATCTCATCTTCCTGCTGATCGCCCCGGAATCAGCTGGCGCCGATCATTTGAAAGCGCTGGCGCGCCTTGCGCGCATGCTGCGCGATCCAGCGGTTACGGCCAAGCTTAGAGCCGCCCGCGACGCCAATGCGCTCTATGCGGTCTTGACTGAAGAGACGGCGACCCACGCAGCTTAA
- the greB gene encoding transcription elongation factor GreB, with the protein MSKAFTKETETEVEFEDEIPELPVGVKNYITPEGLQRLTDEFNQLHQIERPKIVETVSWAAGNGDRSENGDYIYGKRRLREIDRRMRFLRKRMEIAEVVDPARQKTRDRIFFGAKVDYLTSQNEAKTLRIVGIDEARSELGEVSWISPIAKALLKAEEGDIVEVRTPKGVEWIEVVKIEY; encoded by the coding sequence ATGAGCAAAGCTTTCACCAAGGAGACCGAGACCGAAGTCGAGTTTGAGGATGAGATCCCCGAGCTCCCCGTCGGGGTCAAGAATTACATCACGCCCGAGGGTCTGCAGCGGCTGACCGATGAATTCAATCAATTGCATCAGATCGAGCGGCCCAAAATCGTAGAAACCGTGTCTTGGGCGGCAGGCAACGGCGATCGATCCGAAAATGGCGATTATATTTACGGCAAGCGCCGGCTGCGCGAAATCGACCGCCGGATGCGTTTTCTCCGCAAACGGATGGAGATCGCCGAAGTCGTCGACCCCGCCCGCCAGAAAACGCGCGACCGGATCTTTTTCGGCGCCAAAGTCGATTATCTGACATCGCAAAATGAGGCCAAGACGCTGCGCATCGTCGGCATTGATGAAGCGCGGTCGGAACTTGGCGAAGTCAGCTGGATCTCTCCGATCGCCAAGGCGCTATTGAAAGCCGAAGAAGGCGATATCGTCGAGGTGCGCACGCCTAAAGGCGTCGAGTGGATCGAAGTGGTGAAGATCGAATATTGA
- a CDS encoding efflux RND transporter permease subunit, which translates to MNLSAPFIKRPVATSLLTIGIALAGCLAFMRLPVSPLPQVDFPTISVQATLPGASPETVATSVASPLERHLGQIAHITEMTSQSGVGQTRITLQFDLDRDIDGAARDVQAAINAARADLPADLVTNPTYRKVNPADAPILILALTSKTLTRGQMYDAASNVLQQRISQLDGIGQVIIGGSALPGVRVEINPNALSKYGIGLEDVRAALASANANSPKGAIENDQKHFQIYTNDQAAHAADYIPLVVAYRNGAPVRLTDIADVVDSVEDLRNEGLANGEKSVLVILFRTPGANIIDAVDRVKAELPHLQAAMPSDMEITLASDRSNTIRASLHDTEKTLVIAVILVTLIVFLFLRDIRATIIPCIAVPLSIIGTFAGMYLLDFSLNNLSLMALTIATGFVVDDAIVVLENITRHVEGGMNRVEAALRGAGEVGFTVVSISISLIAVFIPILFMGGILGRLFREFVITLSLSILVSLMLSLTLTPMMCALFLRPKPHAETGRRRFDPFAALLRGYERSLGWALDHGSIVMLVLFATICLNVALFWVVPKGFFPQQDTGRITGSIQADQSISFQSMRQKLAQLMSIVNSDPAVDSVVGFTGGGGGSQTNTGSIYVSLKPTERRDVTADEVIARLRRKLAQVPGGQLFLQAVQDIRIGGRQSNAQYQFTLQGDTTSDVYAYTPKLVEALQHSPVLADVNSDQQQKGLETEIIIDRDTAYRLGITASQIDNTLYDAFGQRQVSTIYSAINQYHVVMEVAPRYWQDPAILKDIYVSTSGQSPSGTATTNAPGGTVVATAVQAATTAGASDSARNATTNSLANTGHGSASSGAAVSTSEETMVPLAAFTHYGPGHTPLAVNHQGLFVASTISFNLQPGASLSDATAEIQRAIRAIDMPATMHGTMQGNARAFEDSLANQGFLILAALATVYIVLGVLYESYIHPITILSTLPSAGVGAVMALMLFHVEFSIIALIGVILLIGIVKKNAIMMIDFALEAERGEGLSPHDAIFRACMLRFRPIMMTTSAALLGAVPLALSFGDGGEIRRPLGIAIVGGLIVSQLLTLYTTPILYLYLDEFRLWLKRQQRRVFPGLSDPAAETRL; encoded by the coding sequence ATGAACCTTTCCGCCCCTTTCATAAAGCGGCCGGTGGCGACGTCGCTGCTTACGATCGGGATTGCCTTGGCGGGCTGTCTCGCTTTCATGAGATTGCCCGTTTCGCCGTTGCCGCAAGTCGATTTTCCCACGATTTCGGTGCAGGCGACGCTCCCTGGAGCCAGCCCTGAGACAGTGGCGACGAGCGTCGCCAGCCCGCTGGAGCGCCATCTCGGCCAGATCGCCCACATCACCGAAATGACCTCGCAGAGCGGCGTCGGCCAGACGCGCATCACGCTGCAGTTCGATCTTGATCGCGACATCGACGGCGCGGCGCGCGACGTTCAGGCGGCGATAAACGCGGCCCGCGCCGATCTGCCGGCGGATCTCGTCACCAATCCAACATATCGCAAGGTCAATCCGGCCGATGCGCCGATCCTTATCCTCGCGCTCACGTCCAAAACGCTCACGCGCGGGCAGATGTATGATGCGGCGAGCAATGTTCTCCAGCAAAGGATCTCGCAGCTCGACGGCATTGGTCAGGTCATCATCGGCGGTTCCGCCCTACCCGGCGTCCGCGTCGAGATCAACCCCAATGCGCTGTCCAAATATGGCATCGGGCTCGAGGACGTGCGGGCGGCGCTTGCGTCCGCCAACGCCAACAGCCCGAAAGGCGCGATAGAAAACGACCAGAAACACTTCCAGATTTACACCAATGATCAAGCGGCTCATGCCGCTGACTATATTCCTCTCGTCGTCGCTTATCGCAATGGCGCCCCTGTCCGCCTTACCGACATCGCCGACGTGGTGGATTCGGTCGAAGACCTGCGCAATGAAGGCTTGGCCAACGGCGAAAAATCCGTGCTGGTCATCTTGTTTCGCACGCCGGGCGCCAACATCATCGACGCCGTCGACCGCGTGAAAGCCGAGCTGCCGCATCTCCAAGCGGCGATGCCGAGCGATATGGAAATCACCCTCGCCTCTGATCGCAGCAATACGATCCGGGCATCCTTGCATGACACTGAAAAGACCTTGGTGATCGCGGTCATCCTCGTCACGCTCATCGTCTTTTTGTTTCTGCGCGATATCCGAGCCACAATCATTCCGTGCATTGCGGTGCCGCTCTCCATCATCGGCACGTTCGCCGGAATGTATTTGCTGGATTTCAGCCTGAACAATTTGTCCTTGATGGCGCTGACCATCGCCACAGGCTTCGTGGTCGACGACGCGATTGTGGTTCTCGAAAATATCACCCGCCACGTCGAGGGGGGCATGAATCGGGTCGAAGCAGCGTTGCGCGGCGCCGGCGAGGTCGGATTTACGGTGGTGTCGATCAGCATTTCGCTCATCGCCGTCTTCATTCCGATCCTCTTCATGGGCGGAATTCTTGGCAGGTTGTTTCGCGAGTTCGTCATCACGCTCTCGCTCTCCATCCTCGTTTCGCTCATGCTATCATTGACCCTGACGCCAATGATGTGTGCGCTTTTTCTGAGGCCGAAGCCGCACGCGGAAACAGGGAGGCGCCGCTTCGACCCATTCGCCGCTCTTCTGCGCGGTTATGAGCGAAGCCTTGGCTGGGCGCTGGACCATGGCAGCATTGTAATGCTGGTCCTCTTCGCCACTATTTGCCTCAACGTCGCGCTATTTTGGGTCGTGCCGAAAGGCTTCTTCCCGCAGCAGGACACCGGCCGCATAACAGGCAGCATTCAGGCCGATCAGAGCATCTCGTTTCAATCGATGCGGCAAAAGCTTGCGCAGCTGATGTCGATTGTGAACAGCGACCCGGCGGTGGACAGCGTAGTCGGCTTCACCGGCGGCGGCGGCGGCTCGCAGACAAATACTGGATCGATCTATGTCAGCCTGAAGCCGACGGAGCGACGCGACGTAACCGCCGACGAGGTCATTGCGCGCTTGCGCCGCAAGCTTGCGCAAGTGCCGGGCGGACAGCTCTTCCTGCAGGCCGTGCAGGATATTCGCATCGGCGGCCGCCAGAGCAACGCTCAATATCAGTTCACCCTGCAGGGCGATACGACGAGCGACGTCTACGCCTATACGCCCAAACTCGTCGAGGCGTTGCAGCACAGTCCCGTACTGGCCGACGTCAATTCCGATCAGCAGCAGAAAGGCCTGGAGACGGAGATTATCATCGATCGCGACACCGCCTACCGCCTTGGGATCACGGCGAGCCAGATCGACAATACGCTCTATGACGCATTTGGGCAGCGCCAAGTCTCAACCATCTATAGCGCGATCAATCAATACCATGTCGTGATGGAAGTCGCGCCGCGCTATTGGCAAGATCCGGCGATTCTGAAGGATATCTACGTCAGCACCTCGGGCCAAAGCCCCAGCGGCACGGCGACAACCAATGCGCCGGGCGGCACGGTTGTCGCCACAGCTGTGCAAGCCGCAACCACCGCCGGAGCGAGCGACTCGGCGCGCAATGCGACGACGAACTCTTTGGCCAATACGGGCCATGGCAGCGCCTCCTCCGGCGCCGCGGTCAGCACCAGCGAAGAAACAATGGTCCCTCTCGCAGCCTTCACCCATTATGGACCGGGCCATACGCCTTTGGCGGTCAACCATCAGGGCCTCTTTGTCGCGAGCACCATTTCTTTCAATCTGCAGCCCGGCGCCTCGCTGAGCGATGCGACCGCAGAAATCCAGCGCGCAATTCGGGCCATCGACATGCCAGCCACGATGCACGGCACCATGCAAGGCAATGCGCGGGCTTTTGAGGACTCGCTCGCCAACCAAGGTTTTCTGATCCTGGCCGCGCTGGCGACGGTCTATATCGTTCTGGGCGTTCTTTACGAGAGCTACATTCACCCAATCACGATCCTCTCCACATTGCCTTCCGCAGGGGTCGGGGCGGTGATGGCGCTTATGCTGTTTCATGTCGAATTCAGCATCATCGCTCTCATCGGGGTGATATTGCTCATCGGCATCGTCAAAAAGAACGCGATCATGATGATCGACTTCGCGCTGGAGGCGGAGCGCGGCGAGGGGCTTTCTCCGCATGACGCGATCTTTCGCGCTTGCATGCTGAGGTTCCGTCCGATCATGATGACGACGTCCGCCGCGTTGCTTGGGGCCGTGCCGCTCGCCCTGAGTTTCGGCGACGGCGGCGAGATCCGGCGTCCGCTCGGCATCGCCATCGTCGGCGGCCTGATCGTCAGTCAGCTTTTGACGCTTTACACAACGCCGATTCTCTATCTCTATCTTGACGAATTCAGGCTATGGTTGAAGCGGCAGCAGCGGCGGGTGTTTCCGGGCCTCTCAGATCCCGCAGCGGAGACCCGACTCTGA
- a CDS encoding fumarate hydratase, translating into MTFQYHSPFPLGKDKTPFRKLACNGVRLESFGLREILVVEREAIRALAEAAMIDINHLLRPAHLAQLAKILDDPEASSNDKFVAYDLLKNANIAAGGVLPMCQDTGTAIVMGKKGRLVFTDGDDASAIAEGIRDAYDKKNLRYSQLAPLSMFEEINTKTNLPAQIEIYAEGEDAYKFLFVAKGGGSANKTYLFQGTPSLLTRDRLLEFLKEKVLTLGTAACPPYHLAIVIGGTSAELNLKTVKLASTHYLDELPTQGGEDGHAFRDLEMEAEILRMTQDLRVGAQFGGKYFCHDVRVIRLPRHGASLPIGLGVSCSADRQALGEINRHGVFLEELEHDPARFLPPVDEAAFGGSVVEVDLTRPMPEILAELSKHPIKTRLSLTGPMVVARDLAHTKIRERLERGEALPAYFKDHPVYYAGPAKTPQGFASGSFGPTTAGRMDSYVEQFQSAGGSMVMLAKGNRSAQVRNACAKHHGFYLGSIGGAAARLAQDCIKKVEVLEYPELGMEAVWRIEVEKFPAFIVIDDKGNDFFKELNLG; encoded by the coding sequence ATGACGTTCCAATATCACTCGCCGTTCCCGCTCGGCAAGGACAAGACCCCTTTCCGCAAGCTCGCCTGCAATGGCGTGCGGCTTGAATCCTTTGGACTGCGCGAAATTCTCGTGGTTGAGCGAGAAGCGATCCGCGCTCTCGCCGAAGCGGCGATGATCGACATCAATCATTTGCTGCGGCCGGCCCATCTCGCGCAGCTCGCTAAAATTCTCGACGATCCCGAGGCGAGTTCGAACGATAAATTCGTCGCCTATGATCTTCTGAAGAATGCCAATATTGCCGCAGGCGGCGTTTTGCCCATGTGCCAGGATACTGGTACCGCTATCGTCATGGGCAAGAAGGGCAGGCTGGTGTTTACCGACGGCGATGACGCCAGCGCGATCGCCGAGGGCATCAGGGACGCTTATGACAAGAAGAATCTGCGTTATTCGCAGCTGGCTCCCCTCAGCATGTTCGAGGAAATCAACACCAAGACCAATTTGCCGGCGCAGATCGAGATCTATGCCGAGGGCGAAGACGCATATAAATTCCTCTTTGTCGCCAAGGGAGGCGGCTCGGCCAACAAGACCTATTTGTTCCAGGGAACGCCCTCGCTTTTGACGCGGGACCGCCTGCTGGAGTTTCTAAAAGAAAAGGTCCTGACCTTGGGGACGGCCGCGTGCCCGCCCTATCACCTTGCGATCGTCATTGGCGGCACATCGGCTGAGCTGAACCTGAAGACCGTCAAGCTGGCCTCAACGCATTATCTCGATGAATTGCCGACGCAAGGCGGCGAAGACGGCCACGCCTTCCGCGATCTGGAGATGGAGGCCGAAATTTTGCGGATGACCCAGGACTTGCGCGTCGGCGCGCAGTTCGGCGGCAAATATTTTTGCCACGACGTGCGGGTGATCCGCTTGCCGCGCCATGGCGCATCGCTGCCGATCGGATTGGGCGTTTCTTGTTCTGCCGATCGTCAGGCGCTCGGCGAGATCAACCGGCATGGCGTCTTTCTCGAAGAACTCGAACATGATCCGGCGCGCTTCCTGCCGCCGGTTGACGAGGCTGCGTTCGGCGGCTCGGTCGTCGAAGTCGATTTGACCCGGCCAATGCCTGAAATTCTCGCTGAATTGTCGAAACATCCGATCAAGACGCGGCTTTCGCTAACCGGCCCGATGGTCGTCGCTCGCGATCTCGCCCATACCAAAATCCGCGAAAGGCTAGAGCGCGGCGAGGCTCTGCCGGCCTATTTCAAAGATCACCCCGTTTACTACGCCGGCCCTGCGAAAACGCCGCAAGGCTTCGCCTCGGGCTCCTTCGGCCCGACGACGGCCGGCCGCATGGATTCCTACGTCGAGCAGTTTCAAAGCGCCGGCGGCTCGATGGTGATGCTCGCCAAGGGCAACAGATCTGCCCAGGTGCGAAATGCCTGCGCCAAACATCACGGCTTTTACCTCGGCTCGATCGGCGGCGCGGCGGCGCGGCTGGCGCAGGATTGCATCAAGAAGGTCGAGGTTCTGGAATATCCCGAACTCGGGATGGAAGCGGTTTGGCGGATCGAAGTCGAGAAATTTCCGGCCTTCATCGTCATCGACGACAAAGGCAACGACTTTTTCAAAGAGCTGAATTTGGGGTGA
- a CDS encoding murein L,D-transpeptidase family protein, with product MFLAGCNEDSVGGGATSARANAPIAPQTLALMEQIGTTKNAPVLIRTYKKESELEIWKMKADGRYALLKTYPMCRWSGQLGPKTHEGDRQVPEGFYSITPAQMNPNSAYYLSFNVGYPNAYDRALGRDGGSIMVHGICSSAGCFSMTDPQIGEIYALTREGFSGGQREIQMQSYPFRMTAENLAKYRLDQNIAFWKQLKEGSDNFEVTQQEVKVGVCDKHYVFNAVPVAGERFDPTGACPGLKRDDEVRGLVAEKEKRDEVKVAELAAQGVRPVHTIYVDGGQHPSFASLSAFSSRPEALAHPPVEIALDEGKASDDKSKKGKTSALAQMAALKANPNPAAPDINGNQGDPADVTGAIAEPAKPQTSIFSRFFGEKPAEKAVDQAPAPVIAINEPLVPQFADVPLPPRRGDVVGLAAKPQAAVSGSAAAGTTVKPQTEPAADKPLTGAMGNAPAGVSSVAQAEH from the coding sequence TTGTTTCTGGCCGGCTGCAACGAGGATAGCGTTGGCGGCGGCGCGACCAGCGCGCGAGCCAACGCGCCCATCGCCCCCCAGACTTTGGCTCTGATGGAGCAGATAGGCACGACGAAGAACGCCCCGGTGCTGATCCGCACCTATAAGAAAGAGTCAGAACTCGAAATCTGGAAAATGAAGGCGGATGGGCGCTACGCGCTTTTGAAAACCTATCCGATGTGCCGCTGGTCGGGCCAGCTTGGACCCAAGACGCACGAAGGCGATCGCCAGGTGCCGGAAGGCTTTTATTCGATCACGCCGGCGCAGATGAACCCCAATTCAGCCTATTATCTGTCGTTCAACGTCGGCTATCCCAATGCCTATGACCGCGCCCTTGGACGCGACGGCGGTTCGATCATGGTGCATGGCATTTGTTCGTCGGCCGGCTGTTTCTCGATGACCGACCCGCAAATCGGCGAGATCTACGCGCTCACGCGGGAGGGATTCTCGGGCGGCCAGCGCGAGATCCAGATGCAGTCTTATCCGTTCCGCATGACCGCCGAAAACCTCGCAAAATACCGGCTTGATCAGAACATCGCCTTCTGGAAGCAATTGAAGGAGGGATCCGACAATTTCGAGGTGACGCAGCAAGAAGTCAAAGTCGGCGTTTGCGACAAGCATTATGTCTTCAACGCAGTTCCCGTTGCTGGCGAACGTTTCGACCCCACGGGCGCCTGCCCTGGACTGAAACGCGACGACGAAGTGCGCGGCCTGGTGGCCGAGAAGGAAAAACGCGACGAAGTCAAAGTCGCCGAACTCGCGGCGCAGGGCGTGCGGCCAGTGCACACGATTTACGTCGATGGCGGTCAACATCCAAGTTTTGCCTCGCTCTCGGCCTTTTCAAGCCGCCCCGAAGCTCTGGCGCACCCCCCGGTTGAAATTGCGCTCGACGAAGGCAAGGCCAGCGACGACAAGAGCAAGAAGGGCAAGACATCGGCGCTGGCGCAAATGGCGGCGCTGAAAGCCAACCCAAACCCGGCTGCGCCTGACATCAACGGCAACCAGGGCGATCCTGCGGATGTGACCGGAGCCATCGCGGAGCCGGCAAAGCCGCAAACCTCCATTTTCAGCCGCTTCTTCGGCGAGAAGCCGGCTGAAAAGGCGGTCGACCAGGCGCCGGCGCCAGTCATCGCCATCAACGAACCTCTGGTTCCCCAATTCGCCGATGTGCCTTTGCCGCCTCGCCGCGGCGACGTTGTTGGCCTCGCCGCCAAGCCGCAGGCAGCTGTTTCAGGCTCGGCGGCTGCCGGGACGACCGTCAAGCCGCAGACGGAACCTGCCGCCGACAAGCCCCTCACTGGCGCTATGGGAAATGCGCCGGCCGGGGTCTCCTCGGTCGCCCAAGCCGAGCATTGA
- a CDS encoding glucokinase encodes MDFPFPVLLCDIGGTNARFALAPEPGAKLQPGPRLKTAAYPSFEAALAVAFASFGAKPRSLIACAAGRVAGRSTKLTNANWSIDGPNVAAELGLAQGLLLNDFEAQALALPALQPGWTTPIGAPVDALAGLQLIIGIGTGLGGAALIEVEGRHLALPMEPGHVDFGPVGAEETAIWPHIDIAAHGRVSAETILSGQGLVRLHRARCATAGQAKPSLDEIALIAQAHAQPDGEAARTLRLIWSLAARRAGDLAIDLLATGGVTFSGGILPRLIAFLEPQKFRARFEDKAPFGEMMRGIPARLIVADDVVLSGMAAIAAAPSAYIVDYGQRAWR; translated from the coding sequence TTGGATTTCCCCTTTCCGGTTCTCCTTTGTGACATCGGCGGCACCAATGCGCGTTTCGCCCTTGCGCCCGAGCCCGGCGCGAAGCTACAGCCGGGGCCGCGTCTCAAAACCGCAGCCTATCCGAGCTTCGAGGCCGCGCTGGCTGTCGCGTTCGCCAGCTTTGGCGCTAAACCGCGCTCGCTTATCGCCTGCGCCGCCGGGCGCGTCGCGGGACGCAGCACAAAGCTGACTAACGCAAATTGGTCTATCGATGGCCCGAATGTGGCGGCGGAGCTGGGGCTCGCTCAAGGTCTGCTGCTGAATGATTTCGAGGCGCAGGCCCTGGCTTTGCCCGCGCTTCAGCCCGGCTGGACGACGCCAATCGGCGCTCCCGTAGACGCGCTGGCCGGCCTCCAGCTTATCATTGGGATCGGGACTGGGCTCGGCGGAGCCGCCTTGATCGAGGTAGAGGGACGCCACCTAGCGTTGCCGATGGAGCCCGGACATGTCGATTTCGGCCCGGTCGGAGCCGAGGAGACCGCGATCTGGCCTCATATCGACATAGCGGCGCACGGTCGCGTCAGCGCCGAAACGATTCTGTCCGGTCAAGGTCTCGTCCGGCTTCACCGCGCACGTTGCGCGACAGCCGGTCAAGCTAAGCCCTCATTGGATGAAATTGCGCTGATCGCGCAAGCTCATGCGCAGCCAGATGGCGAAGCAGCGCGAACGCTGCGGCTGATCTGGAGCCTCGCCGCAAGGCGGGCCGGCGATCTCGCTATTGATTTGCTGGCCACAGGCGGCGTGACTTTCTCGGGCGGGATTTTGCCGCGGCTCATCGCCTTCCTGGAGCCCCAGAAATTTCGCGCCCGCTTCGAAGATAAGGCGCCCTTCGGCGAGATGATGCGAGGCATTCCCGCCCGCCTGATCGTGGCCGACGATGTGGTGCTTTCCGGCATGGCGGCTATAGCCGCCGCGCCGAGCGCTTATATCGTTGATTATGGCCAGCGCGCCTGGAGATGA
- the rpoN gene encoding RNA polymerase factor sigma-54 — MALSTKLIMRQGQSLVMTPQLLQAIKLLQFSNMELTAFVQEELERNPLLERADDAPDRHELIAGIEGIETAEASSQDFNEAAEGDWNSESFATDRGALEASLGTELSNAFDDDRVKAPLEPVDRLEGLGLSATSWSGSSASGGGGGDGDAPNLEAYVAAEINLKDHLTAQLTLATTDQIDRLIGQILIDSIDDAGYYADSLSETAARLHTPIERVEGVLTLIQAFDPPGVGARDLAECLAIQLRERDRFDPAMKALVANLGLLAKRDFLALRKICNVDEEDVADMFAEIRRLNPKPGRAFSGGSIQPLVPDVVVRALPDGSWHVELNTEVLPRLLVNHAYATRVTKGKPNDADKTFMSNCLQTANWLTKSLEQRARTILKVSSEIVRQQDAFFVRGVEHLRPLNLKTIADAIGMHESTVSRVTSNKYMATPRGLFELKYFFTASIASQNGGDAHSAESVRFRIRHMIDRESPNSVLSDDAIVAKLREVNVDIARRTVAKYRESLKIPSSVERRREKA; from the coding sequence ATGGCGCTCAGCACCAAGCTCATTATGCGCCAGGGCCAGTCCCTGGTCATGACGCCGCAGCTTTTGCAGGCGATCAAGCTTCTCCAATTCTCCAATATGGAGCTGACCGCCTTCGTCCAGGAAGAACTTGAGCGCAACCCTTTGCTTGAACGCGCCGATGACGCGCCTGACCGGCATGAGCTGATCGCCGGCATTGAAGGCATCGAGACGGCGGAGGCGTCCAGTCAGGATTTTAACGAAGCTGCCGAAGGCGATTGGAATTCGGAGTCCTTCGCGACGGACCGAGGCGCCCTAGAGGCGAGCCTTGGCACCGAATTATCCAATGCTTTCGATGATGACCGGGTGAAGGCTCCGCTTGAGCCTGTCGACCGCCTCGAGGGCTTGGGCCTTTCGGCGACCTCCTGGTCCGGATCGTCTGCGAGCGGCGGGGGCGGCGGCGATGGTGACGCGCCTAATCTCGAAGCCTATGTGGCGGCGGAAATCAATCTCAAGGATCACCTGACGGCGCAGTTGACGCTCGCCACGACGGATCAAATTGACCGCCTGATTGGCCAAATCCTTATCGATTCCATCGACGATGCCGGATATTACGCCGATTCTCTCTCCGAGACGGCCGCGCGCCTGCATACGCCCATCGAGCGCGTCGAGGGGGTTTTGACGCTGATTCAGGCGTTCGATCCCCCAGGCGTCGGCGCGCGCGATCTCGCGGAGTGCCTCGCCATTCAATTGCGCGAGCGCGATCGGTTCGATCCGGCCATGAAGGCGTTGGTCGCCAATCTTGGCCTTTTGGCGAAACGCGATTTTCTTGCCCTGCGCAAGATCTGCAATGTCGATGAAGAAGACGTCGCTGACATGTTTGCTGAGATCCGGCGGCTCAATCCGAAGCCGGGACGGGCCTTCAGCGGCGGCTCGATCCAGCCTCTTGTGCCTGATGTCGTTGTGCGCGCCTTGCCTGACGGCTCATGGCATGTCGAGCTAAACACCGAAGTTTTGCCGCGTCTTCTCGTCAATCATGCTTATGCGACGCGGGTGACTAAAGGCAAACCCAATGATGCAGACAAGACCTTTATGTCAAACTGCCTGCAAACCGCCAACTGGTTGACGAAGAGCCTTGAGCAAAGAGCGCGCACGATCCTTAAAGTCTCAAGCGAGATCGTGCGGCAGCAGGATGCGTTTTTCGTTCGCGGCGTCGAACATCTGCGGCCGCTCAATCTGAAAACCATCGCGGACGCGATTGGCATGCATGAATCGACAGTCTCGCGCGTCACCTCGAATAAATATATGGCGACGCCCCGCGGCCTATTTGAGCTCAAATATTTTTTCACGGCTTCGATCGCCTCGCAGAATGGCGGCGACGCCCATTCCGCCGAATCGGTGCGATTTCGCATCCGGCATATGATCGATCGGGAAAGTCCGAACAGCGTTCTTTCCGACGATGCGATCGTCGCTAAACTCAGGGAAGTCAATGTCGATATCGCGCGCCGCACGGTCGCCAAATATCGTGAAAGTCTGAAAATCCCATCGTCCGTAGAAAGGCGCCGCGAGAAAGCGTAA
- a CDS encoding acetyl-CoA carboxylase carboxyltransferase subunit alpha, protein MRSYLDFEKPVAELEAKVQELRALAAHGDAVAIGDELARLEGKAEKALSDLYANLTPWQKTQVARHPQRPHFSDYVKALITDFTPLSGDRQFGEDAAIICGFGWFRGRSVCIMGQEKGTDTAARIKHNFGMARPEGYRKAVRIMLLAERFNLPVISLVDTPGAFPGIDAEERGQAEAIARATDASLALGVPNIAVIVGEGGSGGAIAIATCNRVLMLENAIYTVASPEASASILWRDSARAEDAATNMKITAQDLLKFGIIDRIITEPVGGAHRDSDAMAATVGDAIEEALKDLGHLSVDELRSSRSYKFLNMGRKI, encoded by the coding sequence ATGCGAAGTTATCTCGATTTTGAAAAACCCGTCGCTGAACTCGAAGCGAAGGTCCAAGAACTGCGCGCTCTCGCGGCGCATGGCGATGCCGTCGCCATCGGCGACGAATTGGCGCGACTCGAAGGAAAAGCGGAGAAAGCGCTGTCCGATCTCTATGCGAATCTGACGCCCTGGCAGAAAACCCAGGTTGCGCGGCATCCGCAGCGGCCGCATTTCAGCGATTACGTCAAAGCCCTCATCACCGATTTCACGCCTTTGTCCGGCGATCGCCAATTTGGCGAGGACGCGGCGATCATTTGCGGTTTCGGGTGGTTTCGCGGGCGCTCCGTCTGCATCATGGGCCAGGAGAAGGGCACGGACACCGCGGCGCGCATAAAGCATAATTTTGGCATGGCGCGGCCCGAAGGCTATCGCAAGGCCGTTCGCATCATGCTGCTCGCCGAGCGTTTCAATCTGCCGGTGATCTCGCTCGTCGATACGCCCGGCGCTTTTCCCGGCATCGACGCCGAGGAGCGCGGTCAGGCCGAGGCCATCGCGCGGGCGACCGACGCGTCATTGGCGCTCGGCGTGCCGAATATCGCCGTCATCGTCGGCGAAGGCGGATCTGGCGGCGCAATCGCCATCGCCACCTGCAACCGCGTTCTGATGCTCGAGAATGCGATCTACACCGTGGCGTCGCCAGAGGCGTCGGCGTCGATCCTGTGGCGCGATTCCGCGCGGGCCGAAGACGCGGCGACAAATATGAAAATCACTGCCCAAGATCTGCTTAAATTCGGGATCATAGATAGAATCATTACCGAACCCGTCGGCGGCGCCCACCGCGATTCAGACGCGATGGCGGCGACAGTTGGAGATGCGATCGAAGAAGCGCTAAAAGATCTTGGACATCTGTCGGTCGACGAACTGAGATCGTCCCGATCCTATAAGTTCTTGAATATGGGGCGAAAGATATAA